A single window of Oceanococcus atlanticus DNA harbors:
- a CDS encoding SOS response-associated peptidase family protein — translation MCFSAQVSADLSELQEHFEAQIDYQVFADILEQRLTNSAIKIPKALEANFMEPSTGIEEHIASLIQQHRKAETSRLEAVLFKQTKRRADAERKLQIKETKTARESLRIATKKIKWAKGKLADLVRNTLEPKDSRIFPFQYAAVVVRENGQNWIRPMRYHCRPAGKPASYDRRYDGLYNARRDNLTGFWKGQFGHSHGLIRITAFYENVARHDFENRDLKPGEKPENMVLAFHSEVEAMTVACLWSRWEKPDQPSLTSFAAITDEPPPEVAATGHDRCVIVLTEQAAGDWLEPGQATLEDLDAVLNDRPSLYYRHKIAA, via the coding sequence ATGTGCTTTTCTGCGCAAGTCAGTGCTGATCTGAGCGAGCTACAGGAGCATTTCGAGGCTCAGATCGATTATCAGGTCTTTGCGGACATCCTGGAGCAGCGTTTGACGAACAGTGCGATCAAGATCCCCAAGGCCCTGGAAGCGAACTTCATGGAGCCCAGTACAGGTATCGAGGAGCATATTGCCAGCCTGATCCAGCAACACAGGAAAGCTGAGACCAGCCGACTGGAAGCGGTGCTGTTCAAGCAAACAAAACGCCGGGCTGATGCTGAGCGCAAGTTGCAGATCAAGGAAACCAAAACAGCGCGGGAAAGCCTGCGCATCGCGACAAAAAAGATCAAATGGGCCAAAGGCAAGCTGGCCGATTTGGTTCGGAACACGCTGGAACCCAAGGACTCACGGATTTTCCCTTTCCAGTACGCCGCTGTGGTTGTGAGAGAGAACGGGCAAAACTGGATTCGCCCAATGCGCTACCACTGCCGCCCTGCTGGAAAACCTGCCAGCTATGATCGGCGATACGATGGCCTGTACAACGCCCGCCGGGACAACCTAACTGGCTTCTGGAAAGGCCAGTTTGGTCACAGCCACGGCCTGATTCGGATAACGGCGTTCTACGAAAATGTCGCTAGGCACGATTTCGAAAATCGGGATCTGAAACCTGGAGAGAAGCCTGAGAACATGGTTCTGGCATTTCACAGCGAGGTCGAGGCCATGACGGTGGCCTGCCTCTGGTCCCGCTGGGAAAAACCGGATCAACCATCGCTGACTTCGTTTGCAGCCATCACCGATGAGCCGCCCCCTGAGGTGGCAGCAACCGGTCATGATCGTTGCGTCATTGTGCTGACAGAACAGGCCGCCGGCGATTGGCTGGAACCGGGTCAGGCAACACTGGAGGATCTGGACGCCGTATTGAATGACCGACCATCACTTTATTATCGCCATAAGATCGCAGCATGA
- a CDS encoding LexA family protein, with product MHDISVGYAAIDPAVMELALVSSPRPQAGFPSPAADFVEDTIDLNQLLVTNPPATFFVRIEGESLKNLGILSEDIAAVDRSKNPRRGDLVVAVFEGGVYVKVLDLIGDRMALCSRHDSLELYQPMFLDNDPDHIIWGVVTGIVRGIGRKL from the coding sequence ATGCACGACATCAGCGTAGGTTACGCCGCCATCGACCCTGCTGTGATGGAACTTGCTCTGGTGTCTTCCCCCAGGCCACAGGCCGGCTTCCCCTCCCCTGCTGCGGATTTCGTTGAGGACACCATCGACCTCAACCAGTTGCTGGTTACCAACCCGCCCGCGACCTTCTTCGTGCGTATTGAAGGCGAGTCGCTGAAGAATCTGGGCATTTTGTCGGAGGACATCGCGGCGGTGGATCGCTCCAAGAATCCGCGACGTGGCGATCTGGTGGTGGCGGTCTTTGAAGGCGGGGTCTATGTCAAAGTGCTGGACCTGATCGGTGACCGCATGGCCCTGTGCTCTCGCCATGATTCTCTGGAGCTGTATCAGCCCATGTTCCTGGACAACGATCCGGATCACATCATCTGGGGCGTTGTAACGGGGATTGTCCGTGGGATCGGCCGCAAGCTCTAA
- a CDS encoding Y-family DNA polymerase: MGSAASSKRIALVDVNNFYASCETVFDPTLRGRSVVVLSNNDGCVVARSAEAKSAGIKMAQPWHQVAPSIQRRTQVFSSNYALYADMSNRVMTILGDLAPSQEVYSIDESFLDLTGIPNLARHATGIGQRVGQWTGLSVCVGIGSTKTRAKLANYVAKKAPEYDGIFNLEDWTDHDQTAVLTRIPVGEVWGIGFRTQRRLTAMGIRTVADLQSADPKHLRQLFGVVIERVVAELNGDACMDLEQAPPPKKQIRSSRSFGKPVTDLSSLKEAMLAFVSIAAEKLRRQGSLASTMQVFICTNVFKAEAPQYSTGYTLKLPYAMDDTVMLARFAIRTLEHLYKPGFEYKKAGVNLMNLTPRENTQFGLFTNDDAVQRADKLSGTMDAINQRFGREALCLGRLAGKRRWSMNQSRLSRSYTTNSKELILAR; the protein is encoded by the coding sequence GTGGGATCGGCCGCAAGCTCTAAGCGAATCGCGCTTGTTGATGTCAACAACTTCTATGCGAGCTGCGAAACCGTTTTTGACCCGACACTGCGGGGGCGGTCTGTCGTTGTCCTGAGCAATAACGATGGCTGTGTGGTGGCCCGATCAGCTGAAGCCAAGTCAGCGGGTATCAAAATGGCCCAGCCCTGGCATCAGGTTGCCCCGTCAATCCAAAGACGAACCCAGGTTTTCAGCTCCAACTACGCGCTGTATGCCGATATGTCGAACCGGGTGATGACAATACTCGGGGATTTGGCACCCAGCCAGGAGGTTTACAGCATTGACGAAAGCTTTCTGGACCTGACGGGTATTCCAAATCTGGCACGTCATGCCACAGGCATCGGTCAGCGCGTCGGCCAGTGGACAGGCCTGTCGGTCTGCGTGGGCATTGGCAGCACCAAAACCCGTGCCAAGCTCGCCAATTACGTAGCCAAGAAGGCGCCGGAATACGATGGCATTTTCAACCTTGAAGATTGGACTGACCACGATCAAACCGCGGTGCTGACGCGAATTCCCGTTGGCGAAGTCTGGGGTATCGGTTTTCGCACCCAGCGGCGCCTGACGGCAATGGGCATCCGCACGGTTGCCGACCTACAAAGCGCTGATCCGAAACATCTGAGACAGCTTTTTGGCGTGGTGATAGAACGCGTCGTTGCTGAGCTCAACGGCGACGCATGCATGGATCTGGAACAGGCTCCACCACCTAAAAAGCAGATCCGATCCAGTCGTTCGTTTGGCAAACCCGTCACAGATCTATCCAGCCTGAAAGAAGCTATGCTGGCCTTCGTTTCCATCGCTGCTGAAAAGCTGCGCCGACAAGGTAGCCTGGCCAGCACCATGCAGGTGTTTATCTGCACCAATGTGTTCAAGGCAGAAGCCCCGCAGTACTCGACCGGCTATACCCTCAAACTGCCCTACGCCATGGACGATACCGTCATGCTGGCACGCTTCGCTATACGCACGCTGGAGCACCTGTATAAGCCGGGCTTCGAGTACAAAAAAGCTGGCGTGAATCTCATGAACCTCACGCCGCGTGAGAACACTCAATTTGGGCTATTTACGAACGATGATGCCGTTCAGCGCGCCGACAAGCTGTCCGGCACCATGGACGCTATCAACCAACGGTTTGGACGTGAGGCGCTGTGTTTAGGGCGGTTGGCGGGAAAGCGACGTTGGTCGATGAATCAATCACGGCTGTCCCGGAGCTATACGACCAATTCCAAGGAGCTGATACTAGCTCGTTGA
- a CDS encoding site-specific integrase — translation MGTSSILTESPYTGVEIRGRSIRIRFKYEGKWVRETLNWLPTEAGLDDAYDKLQTVKREIKLGTFKYEVHFPDSRRAQKILATSDMTVDAAIVGMMSIQTISKSTLRGYRNAHKNRISPTLGSILVRELTKNQVKNLRTLLKKNYSAKTVNNTLSVLRQGLEYAKDENAVKKNIVKKVSGIKVPKPKVDPLERRELNQLLLACEPEFQNLVLFWVSTGLRLSEIRALRWSDVDLKRATVHVQRAFVLKEMKSTKNEEDRIVEFKSLGLRALESQKKISGQAEHGYIFTKSINGQPWHLERDVWSALKHRCQRAGVRRRSPTQLRHTYASMALSAGESPYFVMTQMGHKDLKVLNKHYAKWLKDEKSGLRHEKYLMEELAAIGL, via the coding sequence ATGGGTACGTCTAGCATCCTGACAGAATCCCCGTACACCGGGGTTGAGATCCGTGGCCGTTCGATCCGTATCAGGTTTAAGTATGAGGGCAAGTGGGTTCGAGAAACACTGAACTGGCTGCCGACAGAAGCAGGGCTAGATGACGCCTATGACAAACTTCAAACGGTAAAGCGTGAAATCAAGCTGGGCACCTTTAAGTATGAGGTGCACTTTCCAGACTCTAGGCGTGCCCAGAAGATCCTCGCCACTTCGGATATGACAGTCGATGCCGCGATTGTGGGAATGATGTCAATCCAGACGATTTCCAAAAGCACCCTGCGTGGCTACCGAAACGCCCATAAAAACCGCATTAGCCCAACGCTTGGCAGCATCCTGGTGCGGGAGCTGACCAAAAATCAGGTCAAAAACCTTCGAACTCTTCTGAAGAAAAACTACAGCGCGAAAACCGTAAACAATACTCTGAGCGTCCTAAGGCAAGGTCTGGAATACGCAAAAGACGAAAACGCAGTCAAGAAGAACATCGTCAAAAAGGTAAGCGGTATCAAGGTTCCAAAGCCCAAGGTCGATCCCCTCGAACGCCGCGAACTGAACCAGTTGCTGCTGGCCTGCGAGCCTGAGTTTCAAAACTTAGTGTTGTTTTGGGTTTCGACCGGCTTACGCCTGTCTGAAATTCGAGCGCTGCGATGGTCTGACGTTGACCTAAAAAGGGCCACCGTACATGTACAACGTGCATTCGTCTTGAAGGAAATGAAATCCACGAAGAATGAAGAAGACCGGATTGTCGAATTCAAGTCTCTGGGACTGAGGGCATTAGAAAGCCAAAAGAAAATCTCAGGCCAAGCCGAACACGGTTACATCTTTACCAAGAGCATCAACGGTCAGCCATGGCACCTTGAACGCGATGTCTGGAGTGCATTGAAACACCGTTGCCAAAGAGCCGGTGTTCGCCGCCGCAGTCCAACCCAACTTCGCCATACCTATGCATCAATGGCCCTGTCTGCTGGCGAAAGCCCCTACTTCGTCATGACGCAGATGGGACACAAAGATCTGAAGGTCCTGAACAAGCACTATGCCAAGTGGCTGAAAGACGAAAAATCCGGCCTGCGGCATGAAAAGTATCTAATGGAAGAATTGGCGGCGATTGGGCTTTAA
- a CDS encoding class I SAM-dependent methyltransferase, with amino-acid sequence MRIPETLRPEVDRLLAVHAAKRTGAVPAKAERKDAVTAPEHLIEGITVLPPIDAIALMENYRRNHRRFDVVHLDPVYESNDAAGRQRFARKTIELIHAAAKISDHILCWGFPASLGLLVDRWPRNWRMEGWVTWHFQNAPTRARGWRAAQNACLHLVSENAKIHPENFYSDSQLDLAESGRLAFKPGPPNVVVSPMISGFALRSESVGFRGGQKPVAVIEHVLKMCLPTSGGHALDPTCGAGTTGIAARNLNAYATLSDRSTAALRTTQKRLLQSAPT; translated from the coding sequence GTGCGGATTCCTGAAACTTTGAGGCCAGAGGTGGATCGGCTACTGGCTGTACATGCGGCCAAACGAACCGGAGCTGTGCCGGCCAAAGCGGAACGTAAAGACGCCGTCACTGCCCCGGAACACCTGATTGAAGGCATTACGGTACTGCCTCCCATCGACGCAATTGCACTGATGGAAAACTACCGCCGGAATCACCGGCGGTTTGACGTCGTGCATCTTGACCCGGTTTATGAAAGTAACGACGCGGCCGGCCGGCAGCGTTTTGCCCGAAAAACCATCGAGCTGATTCATGCTGCTGCCAAAATCAGTGATCACATTTTGTGCTGGGGATTCCCTGCGTCACTGGGGCTGTTGGTCGATCGCTGGCCCAGAAATTGGAGGATGGAAGGCTGGGTGACATGGCATTTTCAGAATGCACCAACACGCGCGCGCGGCTGGCGTGCTGCCCAGAATGCTTGCCTGCATTTGGTTTCCGAAAACGCGAAAATCCACCCGGAAAATTTCTATTCAGACTCTCAGCTTGATCTTGCTGAGAGTGGTCGATTGGCGTTCAAGCCAGGACCACCGAATGTCGTGGTGTCACCCATGATCAGCGGCTTTGCTTTGAGATCCGAAAGCGTCGGTTTTCGCGGGGGCCAGAAACCTGTTGCTGTTATCGAGCATGTGCTGAAAATGTGCCTGCCAACGTCCGGAGGCCACGCTTTAGATCCGACATGCGGCGCCGGCACAACGGGAATTGCTGCTCGAAATTTGAATGCTTATGCAACGCTCAGCGACCGATCAACAGCCGCCTTGAGAACGACTCAAAAGCGGTTGCTCCAATCCGCTCCCACCTGA